In the Larus michahellis chromosome 6, bLarMic1.1, whole genome shotgun sequence genome, one interval contains:
- the SFRP5 gene encoding secreted frizzled-related protein 5, with amino-acid sequence MRRAGGPPGVRGSALLALALALAGCPGGGQHYDYYGWQPESLPHGRFYGREPQCLDIPPDMQLCRDVGYKRMRLPNLLEHETMAEAKQQASSWVPLLAKQCHTDTQLFLCSLFAPVCLDRPVYPCRSLCEVVRDSCAPVMESYGFPWPEMLHCGKFPSDHELCIAVQFGNSKVTPPPVSKICTQCEMEHKADGMMEQMCSSDFVVKMRIKEMTEDNGERRLVAAQKKKVLKLGPLKRKDTKKMVLHMRNAGTCPCPQLDSLSGSFLVMGRKVGGRLLLLAVYPWQKHNKEMKFAVKFMFSYPCPLYHPLLYGAGQH; translated from the exons atgcggcgggcgggcggccccccGGGGGTCCGGGGCTcggcgctgctggccctggcgcTGGCGCTGGCGGGGtgccccggcggcgggcagcaCTACGACTACTACGGCTGGCAGCCCGAGAGCCTGCCCCACGGGCGCTTCTACGGGCGGGAGCCGCAGTGCCTCGACATCCCGCCCGACATGCAGCTCTGTCGCGACGTGGGCTACAAGCGCATGCGGCTGCCCAACCTGCTGGAGCATGAGACCATGGCCgaggccaagcagcaggccagcAGCTGGGTGCCCCTGCTCGCCAAGCAGTGCCACACCGACAcccagctcttcctctgctccctcttCGCCCCGGTCTGCCTCGACCGGCCCGTCTACCCCTGCCGCTCCCTCTGCGAGGTGGTGCGTGACTCCTGCGCCCCCGTCATGGAGTCCTACGGCTTCCCCTGGCCCGAGATGCTGCACTGTGGCAAGTTTCCCTCTGACCACGAGCTCTGCATCGCCGTCCAGTTCGGGAACAGTAAGGTCACCCCACCGCCAG TGTCCAAGATCTGCACCCAGTGCGAGATGGAGCACAAGGCGGATGGCATGATGGAGCAGATGTGCTCCAGTGACTTTG TGGTGAAGATGCGCATCAAGGAGATGACAGAGGACAACGGGGAGCGGCGGCTGGTGGCTGCCCAGAAGAAGAAGGTGCTGAAGCTGGGCCCGCTCAAGCGCAAGGACACCAAGAAGATGGTGCTGCACATGAGGAACGCGGGCacctgcccctgcccccagctcGACAGCCTCAGCGGCAGCTTCCTGGTGATGGGCCGCAAGGTGGGTGGCCGCCTGCTCCTCCTCGCAGTCTACCCCTGGCAGAAGCACAACAAGGAGATGAAGTTCGCCGTCAAGTTCATGTTCTCCTACCCCTGCCCCCTCTACCACCCCCTGCTCTATGGGGCTGGGCAGCACTAg